ACAATTATTTTACATCCTAATTTGTTACAATTGTTTTGAGGTGTATTTAAATGTTTATATCGCCAATGTTGTTACACAAATCTGATCATCCTTTTGAAGATGATTTTATATAACTGAGTTAAAATTAGATGGTGTTAGTATACTTTGGACTAAGTTTAATGACAAGGTACGTATTTACACTCGACACAATAATGATTAACTATTTTAAGAGGATATTATGTCCATTAAATGGGTATAGATTCTCTTTTTTAAATATATTAAAACAGTTATATGAAGCTTAAAAAATATGTCAACTATGTTTACTCTAGTATGACAAATCTAAATTGGAGGACAAAAAAACGTAAAATAATAGGATGGTCATTAAAGGAAATTAAGGTGGAAAGTACATGAAGGTTCAAGAGATATATTTAGAATCCTAATAGCAAGAGATACATACTCATTGATGGAGAAGGAATACCGGTTAAAAGCAACTCTCTATAACAATAGAGACCATAGTAGCATAACGAAATCTTACGTCAAAAACAAACACAATCACCTACTGCAAAACAAATAAAACGTGAAATGAACGAAAATAACAAAGACGCTCTTATGGAGTCATTGAAACGAAAAATTCGCAAGATATAAGACGAAAACAAACAACTTAGAGAACAGTTAAAAGTAGCCTACGCAGAGGTATATAAAAAATTTTAGTTTATGCCCAGAACATTGCTCTCCCTCCCTGCTTATTCAATTAACAGGCTAGAGTGTTGAAGATCAATTTGTTGAGACTGTGAAGAGTTATACTTAAACTAACGGAGCATTAATATTTAACATGAAACAACTAAATGAGTTAGAAAAAATGGTATAATTAGGTAAAGATTCGAAAGGAAGTTTTGTTCAACTAATGAAATTGTGGAACAGATAAAAATGCAAATCAATATTCTGGTAGGGTTTTATTATAGGGGGATTCATTTGCAATTTATTAAAAATATATTTTTTACTTTATCTGGTTTAGTTTTAACAGTCATTTTATTAGGGGCAATCTATTTATTTCTAGACAATGAAATAGGAACAATCGTTTTATTAATAGGGTTCATTTGTTTGTTTGCGTTGTTTGTATTAACGCTCATAGGTTTAGTAAGAGGGAGTATAAAGTGGTTGAAACTGAATAATAGATTTAGCATATCTTTAATCCTTATCTACGTAGTGGTAACAAGCATTCTATTATGTGGGATTTGGGGATTCAATTTTGTGTTACATCATGAGTTCGGTATAATGTCTGCAAAAGAAAAAATTCAAATTTTTCAAGGGGAAATTGTAAGTAGCGATGAGATGCGACTGGAAATCATTCAGGAATACCCTGTTTTAGAGCATCAACATATAACCTTTAGGTACCATCCTGATACGGAGAAACAGGTGCAAGAGATTATCAATAGAATGGAAGATATTACGCAACTTGAAAAAGAAATTTTTGGAGAAGAAATCACAAAGACCGAGACGTTAGAAGTAATTGTTCTTCGTAGTTCCAAAGAATTCAATCAGCTAAACCCTATTTTTACCGAAACCATAGGTGGCTCTTATGAATCAACCAATAAAAGAGTGATAATTTATCAAAGCAGAGAAAACTTTGCAGATAGCGAATCCTTTATGATTGGTACGTTTGCACATGAATATGGTCATTTTCTTCTTGACTTATTTTCGAAGGAAAAAGGAATACATAGTGATGAATTTCCAGCTTGGTATAACGAAGGATTATGTGAATATATAAGACATCAAATTGTTGATAATATCCAAATCCGAGAAGAAATTAACACTAATATAAAGTATACAGACCTACATACATCAGAAAATTGGAATTCTGAATCGGAAAATACGGATGTATATTATTTAGCCCAAAGAGCAATCGAATATATTGTAGGACGTCAAGGTAATGCAGAGGTATTATCGAACATTCTCCTACATCAAAAGGAAACTGGAACATTTGAAGAGTCCTTCTTTCAACTAACAGGGGTGAAATTAGATACATTAAACAAAACCATTTTTTCAATGAAGGAAGATCTAGAAGAAGCATGGAAAGCATGGTCGCAAGAATCAGATTTTGAAAAGGCTGGAAAACTTTATGAAGAAATAACAGAGAAATATTCTCACGAAAGCTTAGTTTGGCATCAATTCGCATTAATGCTAGAAGAACAAAAGAAGTGGGATGAAGCACTCATTGCTAGACGAAAGGTGATTAGCTTAAGTCCAGAGGATTCAGCTGGTTTCCAAAACATATCCTATTTATTAACAATTATTGATCCAAGTGAATCCTTAGAAATGGCGAATAAAGCTTTGGAATTAACGAAAAAGGATCCAGATGGAAATGTTGAATTCATACAGAAGTGGTTAAATGAAATCTCTCAATTTAATGATCTGATAAGTGAAGAAAAATATGCAGAGGCATATCAAGCTATTCTCCGAAGTGAACAATTGTCCTACCAGACTACTGTATTGGAAGAATTAAAAAAACAAGAAAAAGAGAACTCTTCGGGGCTATGACTAAGAAATTATAAATATTTCTGAGTATTAATACGCTATATTAATAAAGAGAGTTTTAAGCTAACAGGTGCTCATGTTGAACTAGAAACCAGAAAAACAAAAGATCCTTTTCTGCGTAGTACAACGATACTATGCAAAAAAATAGAAGAATATTGTTCTTCATCAAAGCGCGATTGTTGCAGAAAGTGATCGCTTTTACATATCGAAGAAGAAGAACTATTAATAGAGTACCTTATAGGAGTGAGATTTTGAAAAAACATATTTTGATTTCTCTTTTAGCCTGCCTATCTATGTTGATTAGTGGATGTAATTTTTTTCAAGGGGGGAAATTACCAATTGAGATGGTTGCCTTTAATAGCCTAACAAAAGAGGAACAAGATAAAATTCCTGTGTCTCCAAAAGATTCATCAGTAAAAAAAGTGACAGTAAATGATGAATTAAGTGAACAGCTTGGCAATAATCTTATCGGTAAGAGGCTATATGCAGTAATATTTAATGGTACTGAAACTGATTCTTTAGGCAAACTTATTGTCTATGTGGATTTGAATAAAGAGACAGTTGTTGGAAA
This genomic stretch from Metabacillus sp. B2-18 harbors:
- a CDS encoding collagenase, which codes for MQFIKNIFFTLSGLVLTVILLGAIYLFLDNEIGTIVLLIGFICLFALFVLTLIGLVRGSIKWLKLNNRFSISLILIYVVVTSILLCGIWGFNFVLHHEFGIMSAKEKIQIFQGEIVSSDEMRLEIIQEYPVLEHQHITFRYHPDTEKQVQEIINRMEDITQLEKEIFGEEITKTETLEVIVLRSSKEFNQLNPIFTETIGGSYESTNKRVIIYQSRENFADSESFMIGTFAHEYGHFLLDLFSKEKGIHSDEFPAWYNEGLCEYIRHQIVDNIQIREEINTNIKYTDLHTSENWNSESENTDVYYLAQRAIEYIVGRQGNAEVLSNILLHQKETGTFEESFFQLTGVKLDTLNKTIFSMKEDLEEAWKAWSQESDFEKAGKLYEEITEKYSHESLVWHQFALMLEEQKKWDEALIARRKVISLSPEDSAGFQNISYLLTIIDPSESLEMANKALELTKKDPDGNVEFIQKWLNEISQFNDLISEEKYAEAYQAILRSEQLSYQTTVLEELKKQEKENSSGL